The following proteins are co-located in the Anomalospiza imberbis isolate Cuckoo-Finch-1a 21T00152 chromosome Z, ASM3175350v1, whole genome shotgun sequence genome:
- the TUSC1 gene encoding tumor suppressor candidate gene 1 protein — MRRMRAVGGRWGSGAARGGRVVLGGAAAGSGGRGAAADATEAGGGRQGWRGESRGSPQQLAERYADLAASHSEALRQREEREWHNARLRQENARLRLENRRLRRENRCLFRQALLGPGPDKPPADPGEEAEALRAQLGQLQEKHRRALWHLRRCRAACRPEASGAEEGELEELLLEEDEQPLDKKSLVPAV; from the coding sequence ATGAGGCGCATGCGCGCGGTGGGCGGGCGCTGGGGCagcggcgcggcgcgggggggGCGGGTGGTGCTCGGTGGTGCCgccgccgggagcggcgggcgcggcgcggccgcggaCGCGACCgaggcgggcggcgggcggcagGGCTGGCGGGGCGAGTCGCGGGGTTCGCCGCAGCAGCTGGCGGAGCGGTACGCGGACTTGGCGGCCAGCCACAGCGAGGCGCTGCGGCAGCGGGAGGAGCGCGAGTGGCACAACGCGCGGCTGCGCCAGGAGAACGCGCGGCTGCGGCTGGAGAATCGCCGCTTGCGCCGCGAGAACCGCTGCCTCTTCCGACAGGCCCTGCTGGGGCCCGGCCCCGACAAGCCCCCCGCCGACCCGGGCGAGGAGGCGGAGGCCCTGCGCGcccagctggggcagctgcaggagaagcacCGCCGGGCCTTGTGGCATCTGCGGCGCTGCCGGGCCGCCTGCAGGCCCGAGGCCTCGGGAGCCGAGGAAGGGGAgttggaggagctgctgctggaggaggacgAACAGCCGCTGGATAAGAAGAGCCTGGTGCCGGCCGTGTAG